A region from the Silene latifolia isolate original U9 population chromosome 7, ASM4854445v1, whole genome shotgun sequence genome encodes:
- the LOC141592990 gene encoding uncharacterized protein LOC141592990 isoform X1 encodes MKKMKTKNKKLQGERLLYINSENYRKVPWEARVCKYILPYYYSSFLIISQWYFAKTDVASLVVTATTGEAALRILLKKHHGISLVVTDLFLPDMSSSLEFLQKVETETRVAVGMMSDTFNEHLDISSCTPARSLDWSNDVSYEATMS; translated from the exons atgaagaagatgaagacgaAGAATAAAAAATTACAAGGAGAAAGGCTCCTATACATCAATTCAGAGAATTACCGTAAAGTTCCCTGG GAGGCTCGAGTCTGCAAATATATTCTCCCTTATTATTATAGTTCCTTCCTAATAATTTCTCAATGGTATTTTGCAAAAACTGATGTAGCATCCTTAGTTGTGACTGCTACAACAGGAGAAGCGGCACTGCGCATTCTCCTGAAGAAACATCATGGCATCTCCTTAGTGGTGACAGACCTCTTTTTGCCGGATATGTCGTCCAGTCTTGAGTTTCTGCAAAAAGTCGAAACAGAAACGAGAGTAGCTGTCGGAA TGATGTCCGATACTTTTAATGAACATCTCGACATCTCGTCATGCACGCCTGCACGGTCTCTCGATTGGAGCAATGATGTTTCTTATGAAGCCACTATGTCATAA
- the LOC141592990 gene encoding uncharacterized protein LOC141592990 isoform X3: protein MKRGMEEEDCADSLLLDLHRRYREGCSWVEFEKEEPKKALEASMKKAMEEKRCADKLLPDLHSMVGTMSIQNSTQKMLLVDGMMTRLIPGTFKHAVIQEEPLYHFAHHNEILDLEFDCDKHGGLATMVVVFVFLTL from the exons ATGAAGAGAGGCATGGAAGAAGAGGATTGTGCTGATAGCTTACTTCTGGATCTTCATAGAAGGTATCGTGAGGGTTGTTCTTGGGTGGAGTTTGAAAAGGAAGAGCCGAAAAAAGCACTTGAAGCCAGTATGAAGAAAGCCATGGAAGAAAAGCGCTGTGCTGATAAATTGCTTCCGGATCTTCATAGTATGGTTGGTACAAT GAGCATCCAGAACAGCACCCAGA AGATGCTATTGGTGGACGGGATGATGACACGGTTAATCCCTGGTACTTTCAAGCATGCTGTCATCCAAGAAGAGCCACTGTATCACTTTGCTCACCATAATGAG ATTTTGGATTTGGAATTTGATTGTGATAAGCATGGTGGCCTCGCCACAATGGTAGTGGTTTTTGTCTTCTTGACACTCTGA
- the LOC141591364 gene encoding protein SIEVE ELEMENT OCCLUSION B-like, protein MEKTREQSGEEDPTYSDSYLLSKILEFHKPTYREPVFDSLLTIVKAINERATGTIGEHSKDALLEGGKGTYALQDLGVDTKVQDIIRDLSYQVTSEILNGKDAHYITMKLLNLLPNFYFINKMILILTALALTFGDFCLLIRIYADNAINGQELTCEEKNTYRNIQFKANEFIKYVDNLNKYRQYDGTAVLVYWVVRCAIVATTQLVMLSSRGLDQYLVGIRGFPTLKEFDKLESLNVDIMLKISESEMLEKGQKPIKSRLVDKNDIIKSIITPEIDVSPLYHGVTKSKDELDALNGKRVLLLISGLDIAPEDIKNLKHITINPNSDEIVWIPIVNPNPSIEIITQLETLQNSMPWYSVHQPSKTITEDAINYFTKQWNFISTPILILLSPFGEVLNKTAIHMVRIWQNLSFDKLTSYKSELQRWRRETWNLKLLLNHIDPLIQKWIQDEKYIFLYGGNDIEWIRAFIRQAGSLASVLHIHIEMVYVGISHNKDQVCRLQEIITMEKLSYCLPESSGAYFRSRLDSMIYSIIEFKLSMGVNFPRGTEVLLEEIRRFQRHEEWALLAKGSTILVNGSGSIALNALEQIEKWKTH, encoded by the exons ATGGAGAAAACTCGAGAGCAAAGTGGAGAAGAAGATCCGACGTACTCGGATTCTTACCTTTTGTCAAAAATTCTAGAGTTCCATAAGCCTACTTACAGAGAACCAGTTTTCGACTCTTTGTTAACAATTGTTAAGGCCATTAACGAGCGTGCCACAGGGACCATTGGAGAACATTCAAAG GATGCCTTATTGGAGGGCGGTAAGGGAACTTATGCTCTTCAGGATCTCGGAGTCGATACTAAAGTGCAAGATATAATTCGAGACCTATCCTACCAG GTGACAAGTGAGATTTTAAATGGCAAGGATGCACACTATATAACAATGAAGTTGTTAAATCTGTTACCAAACTTCtatttcatcaacaaaatgaTACTCATATTAACAGCATTGGCGCTGACCTTTGGCGATTTCTGCCTCCTTATTCGAATTTACGCTGACAATGCTATTAACGGACAGGAACTGACATGTGAGGAAAAAAATACTTATAGAAATATTCAGTTTAAAGCCAATGAATTCATCAAATACGTGGATAATCTAAATAAATACCGTCAATATGATGGAACGGCAGTGCTTGTCTACTGGGTAGTGAGATGTGCGATTGTTGCAACAACCCAGCTCGTTATGTTGTCTAGCCGGGGACTTGATCA ATATTTGGTAGGTATTCGTGGCTTTCCAACCTTGAAGGAATTTGACAAGCTCGAATCACTCAATGTAGATATTATGCTCAAAATATCTGAATCAGAAATGCTCGAGA AGGGGCAGAAACCTATTAAAAGTCGTCTTGTAGATAAAAATGACATTATCAAGAGCATTATCACCCCAGAAATAGACGTTTCTCCGTTGTACCATGGTGTGACCAAGAGTAAG GATGAGCTTGACGCCTTGAATGGGAAACGTGTGCTGCTTCTTATCTCAGGGCTAGACATTGCTCCTGAAGATATAAAAAATCTTAAGCATATCACCATTAACCCTAATTCAGATGAAATTGTGTGGATACCCATCGTAAACCCAAACCCCTCGATTGAAATAATAACTCAGCTTGAAACCTTGCAAAACTCAATGCCATGGTACTCTGTCCACCAACCTTCAAAGACGATCACAGAAGACGCAATTAATTACTTCACAAAGCAATGGAACTTTATTAGTACTCCAATTCTTATTCTCTTAAGTCCTTTTGGAGAAGTGCTCAATAAAACTGCAATCCACATGGTGCGGATTTGGCAAAACCTCTCGTTTGATAAACTTACAAGTTATAAGTCGGAGCTACAACGATGGAGGAGGGAAACATGGAACCTAAAGCTACTTCTAAATCATATTGATCCCCTCATTCAAAAATGG ATTCAAGATGAAAAATACATTTTCTTGTATGGAGGTAACGACATAGAGTGGATACGCGCGTTTATACGGCAGGCGGGTTCTTTAGCAAGTGTTCTACATATTCATATAGAAATGGTGTATGTGGGAATAAGCCACAATAAAGACCAAGTTTGCAGGTTGCAAGAAATAATAACGATGGAAAAGTTAAGTTATTGTTTACCTGAATCAAGCGGGGCGTATTTCCGGTCACGACTCGATAGCATGATATACTCCATAATAGAATTCAAGTTGAGTATGGGTGTTAATTTTCCAAGGGGTACTGAAGTACTATTAGAGGAGATTCGACGATTTCAGAGACATGAAGAATGGGCTTTGCTTGCAAAAGGGTCAACAATTCTAGTCAATGGGTCGGGTTCAATTGCCTTAAATGCCCTTGAACAAATAGAGAAATGGAAGACACATTGA
- the LOC141592990 gene encoding uncharacterized protein LOC141592990 isoform X2, whose amino-acid sequence MKTKNKKLQGERLLYINSENYRKVPWEARVCKYILPYYYSSFLIISQWYFAKTDVASLVVTATTGEAALRILLKKHHGISLVVTDLFLPDMSSSLEFLQKVETETRVAVGMMSDTFNEHLDISSCTPARSLDWSNDVSYEATMS is encoded by the exons atgaagacgaAGAATAAAAAATTACAAGGAGAAAGGCTCCTATACATCAATTCAGAGAATTACCGTAAAGTTCCCTGG GAGGCTCGAGTCTGCAAATATATTCTCCCTTATTATTATAGTTCCTTCCTAATAATTTCTCAATGGTATTTTGCAAAAACTGATGTAGCATCCTTAGTTGTGACTGCTACAACAGGAGAAGCGGCACTGCGCATTCTCCTGAAGAAACATCATGGCATCTCCTTAGTGGTGACAGACCTCTTTTTGCCGGATATGTCGTCCAGTCTTGAGTTTCTGCAAAAAGTCGAAACAGAAACGAGAGTAGCTGTCGGAA TGATGTCCGATACTTTTAATGAACATCTCGACATCTCGTCATGCACGCCTGCACGGTCTCTCGATTGGAGCAATGATGTTTCTTATGAAGCCACTATGTCATAA